In Deefgea piscis, the genomic window GCGTTAAAGCTACTTAAACAACAACGCAATAGGGTATCATATCGGGTTTGTTTCTCCCACCTACGGCGAAGGCTCGCGGTAGCATTTACAGTGGACGCGAAATTAAAAATAAATGCGAAGCTTGATTCCTTGCAATACAGCATAATACGAGCATTCGCCCAATTTACAGTGGGCTGAACTGAAGTTTGGCTTGCCATCACACAACATCATTGCGGGATTATTAATGTTTGGACTTCTCTCTGGCTACTTTGCCAACGACATCGCTATCGACTTGGGTACAGCTAACACCTTGATTTATATGCAAGGTAAAGGGATTGTATTGGACGAACCGTCGGTCGTCGCCATTCAACAAGAAGGCGGCCCTTCAGGCAAGAAAACCATTTTATCGGTCGGTACAGAAGCCAAAAAAATGCTCGGCCGCACCCCCGGCAATATCAACGCCGTGCGCCCAATGAAAGACGGTGTAATTGCCGACTTCACTATCACCGAACAAATGCTCAAACAGTTCATTAAAAAAGTGAACCCAAGCCGCATGTTTTCATCGCCACCGCGCATCGTCATTTGCGTGCCTTGCGGCTCAACGCAAGTTGAGCGCCGTGCGATTCGTGAATCAGCACTAGGCGCTGGTGCGCGCAAGGTTGAATTAATCGAAGAACCAATGGCTGCCGCAATCGGCGCCGGTCTGCCGGTTGAAGAAGCAACGGGCTCAATGGTGGTGGATATCGGTGGCGGCACGACCGAAGTCGGCGTGATTTCGCTCGGCGGTATCGTTTATGCGTCTAGCGTGCGTGTAGGTGGCGATAAATTTGATGAATCAATCATCAACTACATCCGTCGTAACTACGGCATGTTGATCGGCGAAACCACTGCTGAAGAAATCAAAAAACGCATCGGTTCGGCCTTCCCGGGCGCCGAAGTTCGCGAAATGGAAGTCAAAGGTCGCAATTTAGCCGAAGGCATTCCACGCTCGTTCACGATCTCTAGCAACGAAATTCTCGAAGCCTTGACTGACCCACTCAATCAAATCGTTTCAGCAGTCAAACAAGCGCTCGAACAAACTCCACCAGAACTCGGTGCTGATATTGCCGAAAAAGGCATGGTACTAACTGGCGGTGGCGCATTATTGCGCGATTTGGATCGCTTATTGATGGAAGAAACTGGCCTGCCAGTGATTGTGGCCGAAGATCCACTCACTTGCGTCGTACGCGGTTCAGGTAAAGCACTTGAAAAGCTCGATAAAGGCGGCATTGGCATTTTTGCTAATGACTGATTAGATCGGCGGTAAGGCAAGCAAATAGGGCTTGGCGTATGCCAAGCCTTTGCTAGTTTGGGCAGCTGTCACCCTACCGCCATCCTCACACCTTCACTACTTCGCAGATCCAATGCAAGCTAATCAACCTGCCTTTTTTAAACAAGGCCCGAAACCGCTGACGCGTGTTTTGATTTTTTCTGCACTCTCGCTTGCGCTGATTTTCGGCGATGCCAACTATCAATGGTTGGGGCTCGCCCGCGATAAGCTGTCTTTGGCGCTATATCCCTTGCAATGGCTGGCCACTACGCCCATCAATGCGGTGATTGAAGGTGGCGATTTTCTGCAGCAACAAGCCCAATTAGTTAGCGAAAACAAAGCACTCAATAACGATAAGCTCGCCGCCAAAGGCATGGCCATGCGTTTGCAGGCTTTAGAGATTGAAAATGCCAATTTACGCTCGCTCAGCATTGCCAGTGAAAACACGCCGCGCCGCTCGCAGCTCACCAAAATTCTTTACAATAGCCGCGATCCTTTTGCCGCAAAATTAGTCCTTGATAAAGGCCAGCAAAATCAAATTAGTGCTGGGCAAATCGTGCTCGACGCCAGTGGTGTGGTTGGACAAATTGTTCGCGTGCAACCGCTCACCAGTGAAGTGCGGTTGTTATCTGATCGCAATCACATGGTGCCAGTCATCGTGGCGCGCAATCAATTGCGAACCGTGGTGTATGGCACAGGCCGGCATGCGCCGCTCGAAGTGCGCAATATGGCACAAAATGTTGACGTTCAAGTGGGCGACCAACTGCTTACATCCGGCATTGATAGTATTTATCCGGCGGGTTTACCAGTGGCTCGAGTGACTCGGGTTGAACGCACCACCGGCAACGCCTTTGCCCGCATTTATAGCGAGCCTTTAGCCAAAATTGATCAGCATCGTTATTTCTTAATTTTGGATGCGCCAGCGGCGCCGCCACCTTATCCAACAGAAGCCTCAGCACCGAAGGCCAAGACTAAATAATGTGTATTTTTTATCCTTTTTGCGCACTCTCTGCGCGAGTGGCTGGAGATTGAGCCATGCCAATTAGCCGCCAATTACTTCGTCCTGCCGGTGTGGGCTTTATTTTTTGCTCGTTTGTACTGGCTATTTTGATTAATTTATTGCCATGGCAAGCCACGGCGATGAATTTTTCTCCTGATTTTGTCGCGCTATTGATTATTTATTGGGCACTCAATCAGCCGCGCCGTGTCGGTGTGGCTTGCGCCTTCTTTTTAGGGGTGCTGATGGATGTCGCCAATGGCAATATTCTGGGGCAACACGCGCTGGCCTATTCCATCATTGCTTATTTAGCTTTGGTGCGGCAGCGGCAATTGGCGATTTTCCCTTTTTGGCAACAAGCACTGATTGCTTGCGCGCTACTGCTACTTTCGCAAGCCATTATGGTGAGTATTCGCAGCATCATGGGTGAGCCTTTTGTGGGCTGGGGCTATTTTACTGGCAGTTTATTTGCCGCTATTTTATGGCCACCTTTTTCAAATTTGATGCTGATGTATCAACGTAAAGACGCGCCCGACGAATTATGAGTTTGCATGAATGCGCTTGTTTTCGCTCGGTGCAGCCTATTTGTATTTTTTTCGCTATTTCGCCAATAATCGGTCGTGGTTGTTTGGCAGGCCGCAAT contains:
- a CDS encoding rod shape-determining protein — protein: MFGLLSGYFANDIAIDLGTANTLIYMQGKGIVLDEPSVVAIQQEGGPSGKKTILSVGTEAKKMLGRTPGNINAVRPMKDGVIADFTITEQMLKQFIKKVNPSRMFSSPPRIVICVPCGSTQVERRAIRESALGAGARKVELIEEPMAAAIGAGLPVEEATGSMVVDIGGGTTEVGVISLGGIVYASSVRVGGDKFDESIINYIRRNYGMLIGETTAEEIKKRIGSAFPGAEVREMEVKGRNLAEGIPRSFTISSNEILEALTDPLNQIVSAVKQALEQTPPELGADIAEKGMVLTGGGALLRDLDRLLMEETGLPVIVAEDPLTCVVRGSGKALEKLDKGGIGIFAND
- the mreC gene encoding rod shape-determining protein MreC, whose amino-acid sequence is MQANQPAFFKQGPKPLTRVLIFSALSLALIFGDANYQWLGLARDKLSLALYPLQWLATTPINAVIEGGDFLQQQAQLVSENKALNNDKLAAKGMAMRLQALEIENANLRSLSIASENTPRRSQLTKILYNSRDPFAAKLVLDKGQQNQISAGQIVLDASGVVGQIVRVQPLTSEVRLLSDRNHMVPVIVARNQLRTVVYGTGRHAPLEVRNMAQNVDVQVGDQLLTSGIDSIYPAGLPVARVTRVERTTGNAFARIYSEPLAKIDQHRYFLILDAPAAPPPYPTEASAPKAKTK
- the mreD gene encoding rod shape-determining protein MreD is translated as MPISRQLLRPAGVGFIFCSFVLAILINLLPWQATAMNFSPDFVALLIIYWALNQPRRVGVACAFFLGVLMDVANGNILGQHALAYSIIAYLALVRQRQLAIFPFWQQALIACALLLLSQAIMVSIRSIMGEPFVGWGYFTGSLFAAILWPPFSNLMLMYQRKDAPDEL